A single window of Eucalyptus grandis isolate ANBG69807.140 chromosome 1, ASM1654582v1, whole genome shotgun sequence DNA harbors:
- the LOC104436082 gene encoding LOW QUALITY PROTEIN: pentatricopeptide repeat-containing protein At2g37310 (The sequence of the model RefSeq protein was modified relative to this genomic sequence to represent the inferred CDS: inserted 1 base in 1 codon): MKITKALSGIASNAVDGHIQQALRSLHPAGARRLDGGAFGRLLQYCTDHQLPRQARQLHARIVLSSVVPDNFLASKLITFYAKSNRLREARRVFDEIPQKNIFSWNALLIGYALQSRFANALRLFSSLVFSCSGDARPDFYTVSCILKVLSSSFCDPKLARKVHCFVLRNGFDSDIFVANALVTFYARCDEAGLARIVFDRMPERDIVSWNSMIAGYSQCGYYRECKELYREMLESGLRPNGVTVVSVLQACGQSQDLIFGMDVHKLVIDCQVQVDISLYNALIGCYAKCGSLDYARELFEEMDEKDEVTYGAIVSGYMVHGFVDKAMGIFQGMKCPGLSTWNAVISGLVQNNHHGEVLDLFREMLDSGTRPNTVTLSSILPTCSFFSYLKGGKEIHAFQLRXSYDQNIYVSTAIIDTYAKSGFISGAQQVFDHLKGRSLIVWTAIISAYAAHGDAITALGLFDNMQTRGIQPDPVTITAVLSACSHNGLVDVAWKIFNEMLPNYGIEPLVEHYACMVGVLSRAKRLSEAAEFIRMMPIQPSAKVWGALLNGASVSGDVELGKFACDHLFEIEPENTGNYVIMANLYSQAGRWEEADRVRGKMKNIGLKKIAGNSWIEMDGGLKSFIARDASSDKHEEIYEVLEGLLGPLREEGYVYKEEMDEESLHV; encoded by the exons ATGAAGATCACAAAGGCCCTGAGCGGCATCGCATCAAACGCCGTCGACGGCCACATTCAACAGGCCCTGCGAAGCCTCCACCCGGCCGGAGCGCGGCGGCTCGACGGCGGCGCTTTCGGCCGCCTGCTCCAGTACTGCACCGACCACCAGCTGCCCCGCCAGGCCAGGCAGCTCCACGCCCGCATAGTCTTGTCTTCCGTCGTTCCCGACAACTTCCTCGCCTCCAAACTCATCACCTTCTACGCCAAGTCGAACCGCCTCCGCGAAGCCCGCAGGGTGTTCGACGAAATCCCCCAGAAGAACATCTTCTCTTGGAACGCTCTGCTCATCGGGTACGCGCTCCAGAGCAGATTCGCCAACGCCCTGAGGCTGTTTTCGTCGTTGGTGTTCTCTTGCTCGGGGGACGCCAGGCCCGATTTCTACACCGTATCGTGTATTTTGAAGGTACTGTCGTCCTCGTTTTGTGATCCCAAGTTGGCCAGGAAAGTGCACTGCTTTGTCCTGAGAAACGGGTTCGACTCTGATATCTTCGTGGCGAATGCGTTGGTTACATTTTACGCGAGGTGTGATGAAGCGGGCTTGGCGAGAATTGTGTTTGATAGGATGCCTGAGAGAGATATCGTGTCGTGGAACTCCATGATTGCTGGGTACTCTCAGTGTGGGTACTATAGGGAATGTAAAGAACTGTACAGGGAGATGCTGGAATCGGGATTGAGACCCAATGGAGTAACAGTTGTTAGTGTATTGCAGGCCTGTGGCCAGTCTCAGGATCTGATTTTTGGCATGGACGTGCATAAGCTTGTGATAGACTGCCAAGTTCAGGTTGATATTTCTCTTTATAATGCACTAATTGGGTGCTATGCAAAATGTGGAAGCCTAGATTATGCAAGGGAGTTGTTTGAGGAGATGGATGAGAAGGATGAAGTCACGTACGGGGCAATTGTTTCGGGATACATGGTTCATGGTTTTGTTGACAAAGCAATGGGAATTTTCCAGGGGATGAAATGCCCTGGTTTGAGTACATGGAATGCTGTGATTTCAGGTTTAGTTCAGAACAACCATCACGGGGAGGTTTTGGATTTGTTTCGAGAAATGCTGGACTCCGGTACCAGACCCAATACTGTGACACTTTCGAGCATCCTTCctacttgttcatttttttcgTACTTGaagggaggaaaagaaataCATGCTTTTCAGTTAA GAAGTTATGATCAGAATATTTATGTTAGTACTGCCATTATTGACACCTATGCAAAGTCGGGGTTCATTAGTGGGGCACAACAGGTGTTTGATCATCTGAAAGGTAGGAGCTTGATTGTGTGGACAGCTATAATATCGGCTTATGCAGCTCATGGAGATGCTATAACGGCTCTCGGCCTGTTTGATAACATGCAGACTCGTGGGATCCAACCTGATCCAGTGACAATTACAGCAGTTTTATCAGCATGTTCCCATAATGGGCTTGTAGATGTAGCAtggaaaattttcaatgaaatgtTGCCAAACTATGGCATTGAGCCCTTGGTTGAGCACTATGCTTGCATGGTTGGTGTTCTAAGCCGAGCAAAAAGGCTATCTGAAGCAGCAGAATTTATTCGCATGATGCCTATTCAGCCAAGTGCCAAGGTTTGGGGCGCATTGCTTAATGGGGCTTCTGTATCTGGTGATGTTGAGCTTGGAAAGTTTGCTTGTGATCATTTATTTGAGATTGAGCCTGAGAACACTGGGAATTATGTTATCATGGCAAATTTATATTCACAAGCTGGGAGATGGGAAGAAGCGGATAGAGTTAGGGGGAAGATGAAGAACATAGGGTTGAAGAAGATTGCAGGCAATAGCTGGATAGAAATGGACGGAGGTTTAAAGAGTTTCATTGCAAGAGATGCATCAAGTGATAAACATGAAGAGATTTACGAAGTTTTGGAAGGACTGCTTGGGCCATTGAGAGAAGAAGGGTATGTTTACAAAGAAGAGATGGATGAGGAGTCTCTTCACGTATGA